A region from the Pungitius pungitius chromosome 16, fPunPun2.1, whole genome shotgun sequence genome encodes:
- the LOC119215333 gene encoding hepatitis A virus cellular receptor 1 homolog isoform X3, with protein MMKLFLLLALLTGSEGSSEVVGLLGGGVTLPCTYDIGRYGRLSVCWGRGSIPASGCRDQLVSTNGLEATGASDRHRLLGRLEDGDVSMTILNVSRADAGRYGCRVDIPGWFNDDKHHFDVVVEEASETTTSMTSTGESTTNQGTPATTQSTRGHVPSTLRRPTSSSSSIAAEGSSSVSVVLVCVLLGLAALVVSAVIALRRTRPGKTSRPLVFSSVEFRSSSREPAVENVYQMEADEGEYEFCP; from the exons ATGATGAAGCTCTTTCTGCTCCTCGCTCTCCTCACAG GCAGTGAAGGCAGCTCTGAAGTTGTGGGTCTCCTCGGCGGAGGCGTCACGCTGCCGTGTACGTACGACATCGGTCGCTACGGACGGCTGTCGGTGTGCTGGGGTCGAGGGTCGATACCGGCCTCGGGCTGCAGAGACCAGCTCGTCTCCACCAACGGACTCGAGGCGACCGGAGCGTCCGACAGGCACCGGCTGCTCGGGCGACTGGAGGACGGAGACGTCTCCATGACGATCCTGAACGTCTCACGGGCGGACGCCGGGCGATACGGGTGCAGAGTGGACATCCCCGGCTGGTTCAACGATGACAAGCATCACTTCGATGTGGTCGTTGAGGAAG cTTCAGAGACAACGACTTCGATGACGTCAACAGGAGAGTCGACTACGAACCAAGGCACTCCAGCTACAACACAAAGTACAAGAG GTCATGTTCCTTCAACCCTGCGCCGCCCaacttcctcctccagcagcatcgCGGCCGAG ggcaGCAGCAGTGTCAGCGTGGTTCTGGTGTGCGTTCTGCTCGGGTTGGCGGCTCTGGTTGTATCGGCCGTCATcg ctctCAGGAGGACCCGGCCCGGAAAAAC CTCTCGGCCGCTGGTCTTCTCCTCGGTGGAGTTCAGGTCTTCGTCCAGAGAGCCTGCGGTGGAGAACGTCTACCAGATGGAGGCTGACGAGGGCGAGTACGAGTTCTGCCCCTGa
- the nhp2 gene encoding H/ACA ribonucleoprotein complex subunit 2-like protein, whose product MAKTKKEAADSNEAAVADGNEKSYHELIANVNPIARPLASRKLSKKLYKCVKKASKVKNIRRGVKEVQKFINKGEKGIVVMAGDTLPIDVYCHLPVMCEDRSLPYAYIPSKGDLGSSAGSKRPTCVILIKPHEDYQDAYDECVAEVTGLPKPL is encoded by the exons ATGGCGAAGACGAAGAAGGAGGCCGCGGACAGCAACGAGGCCGCGGTGGCCGACGGGAACGAGAAGTCGTACCACGAGCTGATCGCCAACGTGAACCCGATCGCGCGGCCGCTGGCCTCCAGGAAGCTCAGCAAGAAGCTCTACAAGTGCGTCAAAAAGG CTTCCAAAGTGAAGAACATCCGGCGAGGAGTGAAGGAGGTCCAGAAGTTCATCAACAAGGGGGAGAAAGG CATCGTGGTGATGGCGGGCGACACGCTGCCCATAGACGTCTACTGCCACCTGCCCGTCATGTGTGAGGACCGCAGCCTCCCGTACGCCTACATCCCCTCCAAAGGG GATCTGGGCTCTTCTGCCGGCTCCAAGAGGCCGACCTGCGTGATCCTCATCAAACCCCACGAGGACTACCAGGACGCCTACGACGAGTGCGTCGCCGAGGTCACCGGCCTGCCCAAACCGCTGTGA
- the LOC119215308 gene encoding trafficking protein particle complex subunit 14-like isoform X2, with amino-acid sequence MVQMMESQCEYFMYFPAVPISDLSDPARYRALPRRSHLYLGETVRFLLVLRCRDGGGTPSEPGPGGADGPAAVFGTESASGRAWRELAGSLCAVASVSPGDSARHRGHHHHSYQGGGDEAREDGEDDYMAAAEAAIAALGSRVDSRCRSFRDCKPLLIHNSSGTAAREFRRAPVQSPLDEPVVLTDEVIFPLTVSLDKLPVSTLKVKVMVTVWKKEGEKGEVQELGYLSVLQQREPTHTFRHDLNTFKAQVSTTLTVLPPPTLRCKQMTVSGRHLVVLKVLNESSQEELSVRDVRVLPNLNASYLPVMPDGSVLLVDNVCHQSGEVGMASFSRVDSPASRLPSMLCALEEHDFLFQLHLNDVPQDDSNEGMEVPLVAVLQWSTPKMPFTNCIYTHYRLPSVRLDEPRFVMTASCPSSVAVKENFKVKYVLLNNLQDFLAVRLVWTPEGRGHGDEASLAAVVCHSPLSNLGHSRRGSTLSFSVAFQILKPGLYELSQHMKLKLQFTASVSNPPPDARPLSRKNSPSSPAFRDLLDRHQASLGRSQSFSHQQPSRSHIMRTGSAMERRAITPPVGSPVGRPLYLPPQDKSMLSLDKIAKRECKVLVVDPAS; translated from the exons ATGGTGCAGATGATGGAGTCGCAGTGCGAGTACTTCATGTACTTCCCCGCGGTGCCCATCAGCGACCTGTCGGACCCGGCGCGGTACCGCGCGCTGCCGCGCCGCAGCCACCTGTACCTGGGGGAGACGGTGCGCTTCCTGCTGGTGCTGCGCTGCCGCGACGGGGGGGGCACGCCGAGCGAGCCCGGCCCCG gtggcgctgaCGGCCCGGCCGCCGTCTTCGGGACGGAGTCGGCCAGCGGCCGGGCCTGGAGGGAGCTGGCGGGTTCGCTGTGCGCCGTGGCCAGCGTGAGCCCGGGGGACAGCGCCCGCCACCgaggccaccaccaccacagctaCCAGGGCGGCGGGGACGAGGCCCGCGAGGACGGCGAGGACGACTACATGGCGGCGGCCGAGGCGGCCATCGCGGCGCTGGGCAGCCGGGTGGACTCCCGCTGCCGCAGTTTCAGGGACTGCAAGCCGCTGCTCATACACAACTCGTCTGGCACGGCGGCGAGGGAATTCCGCAGGGCACCTGTTCAG TCCCCGCTGGACGAACCGGTGGTGCTGACCGATGAGGTCATCTTCCCTCTCACTGTCTCCCTGGACAAACTCCCCGTCAGCACCCTGAAGGTCAAG GTGATGGTGACCGTGTggaagaaagagggggagaaaggggaaGTGCAGGAGCTGGGCTACCTGAGCGTCCTGCAGCAACGAGAGCCGACACACACCTTCAGACACGACCTGAACACCTTCAAAGCTCagg TGAGCACCACGCTGaccgtcctgcccccccccaccctgcgcTGCAAGCAGATGACCGTCTCCGGGAGGCACCTCGTCGTCCTCAAAG TTCTCAACGAGTCCTCCCAGGAGGAGCTCAGCGTGCGAGACGTTCGTGTCCTACCGAACCTGAACGCCTCGTACCTCCCAGTGATGCCCGACGGCTCCGTGCTGCTGGTGGACAACGTGTG ccaccAGTCCGGTGAGGTCGGCATGGCCTCCTTCAGCCGGGTGGACAGTCCAGCCTCCCGccttcccagcatgctttgcgcTCTGGAGGAGCACGACTTCCTGTTCCAGCTGCACCTCAACGACGTCCCGCAGGACGACTCCAACGAG GGGATGGAGGTTCCCCTGGTCGCCGTGCTGCAATGGTCGACTCCCAAGATGCCGTTCACCAACTGTATCTACACCCACTACAG GTTGCCGAGCGTCCGGCTGGACGAGCCTCGCTTCGTGATGACGGCCAGCTGCCCGAGCAGCGTCGCCGTGAAGGAGAACTTCAAGGTCAAGTACGTTCTGCTCAACAACCTCCAGGACTTCCTCGCCGTGCGGCTGGTCTGGACCCCGGAGG GTCGGGGTCACGGCGACGAGGCCTCGCTGGCTGCCGTCGTCTGCCACTCCCCTCTCAGCAACCTGGGCCACAGCCGCAGAGGCAGCACCTTGTCCTTCAGCGTGGCCTTCCAGATCCTCAAGCCCGGGCTCTACGAG cTGAGTCAGCACATGAAGCTGAAGCTCCAGTTCACGGCCTCCGTGTCCAACCCTCCTCCAGACGCTCGGCCGCTGTCAC GTAAGAACAGCCCGTCCAGCCCGGCCTTTCGAGACCTGCTGGACCGGCACCAGGCCAGTCTGGGTCGCTCGCAGTCCTTTTCCCACCAGCAGCCCTCTCGCTCCCACATCATGAG GACGGGCAGCGCCATGGAGCGGCGGGCCATCACCCCCCCCGTGGGCTCCCCGGTGGGCCGGCCGCTCTACCTGCCCCCCCAGGACAAGTCGATGCTGTCGCTGGACAAGATCGCCAAGAGGGAGTGCAAGGTCCTGGTGGTGGACCCCGCCAGCTAG
- the LOC119215333 gene encoding hepatitis A virus cellular receptor 1 homolog isoform X1 produces the protein MMKLFLLLALLTGSEGSSEVVGLLGGGVTLPCTYDIGRYGRLSVCWGRGSIPASGCRDQLVSTNGLEATGASDRHRLLGRLEDGDVSMTILNVSRADAGRYGCRVDIPGWFNDDKHHFDVVVEEASETTTSMTSTGESTTNQGTPATTQSTRGHVPSTLRRPTSSSSSIAAELSGGPGPEKPLGRWSSPRWSSGLRPESLRWRTSTRWRLTRASTSSAPEPTNPPPPPPDPTTLGAGTPSSITLELLPMMQHELVIEVLHRGRGVTFSMASTVLLLYQHLRVLLPLRPHASCSLVWNLSRCFSSNFFNDGSVILSSIITTKWV, from the exons ATGATGAAGCTCTTTCTGCTCCTCGCTCTCCTCACAG GCAGTGAAGGCAGCTCTGAAGTTGTGGGTCTCCTCGGCGGAGGCGTCACGCTGCCGTGTACGTACGACATCGGTCGCTACGGACGGCTGTCGGTGTGCTGGGGTCGAGGGTCGATACCGGCCTCGGGCTGCAGAGACCAGCTCGTCTCCACCAACGGACTCGAGGCGACCGGAGCGTCCGACAGGCACCGGCTGCTCGGGCGACTGGAGGACGGAGACGTCTCCATGACGATCCTGAACGTCTCACGGGCGGACGCCGGGCGATACGGGTGCAGAGTGGACATCCCCGGCTGGTTCAACGATGACAAGCATCACTTCGATGTGGTCGTTGAGGAAG cTTCAGAGACAACGACTTCGATGACGTCAACAGGAGAGTCGACTACGAACCAAGGCACTCCAGCTACAACACAAAGTACAAGAG GTCATGTTCCTTCAACCCTGCGCCGCCCaacttcctcctccagcagcatcgCGGCCGAG ctctCAGGAGGACCCGGCCCGGAAAAAC CTCTCGGCCGCTGGTCTTCTCCTCGGTGGAGTTCAGGTCTTCGTCCAGAGAGCCTGCGGTGGAGAACGTCTACCAGATGGAGGCTGACGAGGGCGAGTACGAGTTCTGCCCCTGagcccaccaacccccccccccccccccccgatccaacGACCCTCGGAGCAGGAACTCCATCCAGCATCACCCTGGAGCTTCTACCCATGATGCAGCATGAACTGGTGATTGAAGTTCTGCATCGAGGCCGAGGTGTGACGTTCAGCATGGCCTCCACAGTCCTTCTCCTTTACCAGCACCTTCGTGTGCTGCTTCCACTGCGGCCTCATGCCTCATGTTCTCTGGTCTGGAATTTATCGAGATGCTTCTCGAGCAACTTTTTTAACGATGGCAGTGTTATCTTAAGTAGTATTATTACCACAAAATGGGTTTGA
- the LOC119215333 gene encoding hepatitis A virus cellular receptor 1 homolog isoform X2 — translation MMKLFLLLALLTGSEGSSEVVGLLGGGVTLPCTYDIGRYGRLSVCWGRGSIPASGCRDQLVSTNGLEATGASDRHRLLGRLEDGDVSMTILNVSRADAGRYGCRVDIPGWFNDDKHHFDVVVEEASETTTSMTSTGESTTNQGTPATTQSTRGTTGHVPSTLRRPTSSSSSIAAEGSSSVSVVLVCVLLGLAALVVSAVIALRRTRPGKTSRPLVFSSVEFRSSSREPAVENVYQMEADEGEYEFCP, via the exons ATGATGAAGCTCTTTCTGCTCCTCGCTCTCCTCACAG GCAGTGAAGGCAGCTCTGAAGTTGTGGGTCTCCTCGGCGGAGGCGTCACGCTGCCGTGTACGTACGACATCGGTCGCTACGGACGGCTGTCGGTGTGCTGGGGTCGAGGGTCGATACCGGCCTCGGGCTGCAGAGACCAGCTCGTCTCCACCAACGGACTCGAGGCGACCGGAGCGTCCGACAGGCACCGGCTGCTCGGGCGACTGGAGGACGGAGACGTCTCCATGACGATCCTGAACGTCTCACGGGCGGACGCCGGGCGATACGGGTGCAGAGTGGACATCCCCGGCTGGTTCAACGATGACAAGCATCACTTCGATGTGGTCGTTGAGGAAG cTTCAGAGACAACGACTTCGATGACGTCAACAGGAGAGTCGACTACGAACCAAGGCACTCCAGCTACAACACAAAGTACAAGAGGTACAACAG GTCATGTTCCTTCAACCCTGCGCCGCCCaacttcctcctccagcagcatcgCGGCCGAG ggcaGCAGCAGTGTCAGCGTGGTTCTGGTGTGCGTTCTGCTCGGGTTGGCGGCTCTGGTTGTATCGGCCGTCATcg ctctCAGGAGGACCCGGCCCGGAAAAAC CTCTCGGCCGCTGGTCTTCTCCTCGGTGGAGTTCAGGTCTTCGTCCAGAGAGCCTGCGGTGGAGAACGTCTACCAGATGGAGGCTGACGAGGGCGAGTACGAGTTCTGCCCCTGa
- the LOC119215327 gene encoding odorant receptor 131-2-like — protein sequence MLSLTNTTGGLKYQGLLESVMFSTLTTVPCCIFLLVNTAMLMTLRSRPLFRETPRYLLLLNLLCADTAQMALSQLLYLLAASRAPLTYPPCGVLVMLADLTNTVSPLTLVVMSLERYVAVCHPLRHATLVTARSTAVAVAVVWAISWMNVLTQVVLLLDFPFKDLQSLQMADFCSKDRMMLGVVSEVYDRGYTYFLFSSTSVVVASSYVAVTMAARLASSGGASARRARDTLLLHLVQVGLSLSSTLYSPVLVALSRSVSRLLFVRLQNVLYVAIFIFPRCLSSLIYGLRDKSIRPVLLQHLSCGLTLSIGTTRPHFHMRDV from the coding sequence ATGTTGTCCCTCACCAACACCACGGGGGGGCTGAAGTATCAAGGCCTGCTGGAGTCGGTGATGTTCTCCACGCTGACCACGGTCCCGTGCTGCATCTTCCTCCTGGTCAACACCGCCATGCTGATGACCTTGAGGAGCCGGCCTCTGTTCCGTGAGACCCCTCgctacctgctgctgctgaacctGCTGTGCGCCGACACCGCGCAGATGGCCCTCAGCCAACTGCTCTACCTGCTGGCCGCCAGCCGGGCGCCGCTCACCTACCCGCCCTGCGGCGTCCTCGTCATGCTGGCCGACCTCACCAACACGGTGTCCCCTCTCACGCTGGTGGTCATGTCCCTGGAGAGGTACGTGGCCGTGTGCCACCCGCTGAGGCACGCCACCCTAGTGACAGCGAGGAGCACGGCGGTGGCCGTGGCGGTGGTCTGGGCCATCAGCTGGATGAACGTCCTCACGCAAGTCGTCCTGCTGCTGGACTTTCCCTTTAAGGACCTGCAGAGCCTGCAGATGGCCGACTTCTGCTCCAAGGATCGCATGATGCTCGGCGTTGTGTCCGAGGTCTATGACAGAGGCTACACCTACTTCCTGTTTTCGTCGACCAGCGTGGTCGTGGCTTCCTCCTACGTCGCCGTGACGATGGCAGCCCGCTTGGCCTCCAGTGGCGGAGCCTCGGCCAGGAGGGCCCGCgacacgctgctgctgcacctggTGCAGGTGGGCCTCAGCCTCTCGTCCACCTTGTACAGCCCCGTCCTCGTGGCGCTCTCGCGCAGCGTGAGCCGCCTCCTGTTTGTGCGCCTGCAGAACGTTCTCTACGTCGCCATCTTCATCTTCCCCCGGTGTCTGAGCTCTCTGATCTACGGCCTCCGAGATAAGAGCATCCGACcggtgctgctgcagcatctgAGCTGTGGGCTGACGCTCTCCATCGGCACCACGCGTCCCCACTTTCACATGCGTGAtgtttaa
- the LOC119215823 gene encoding alpha-1A adrenergic receptor-like, which produces MGLWTNGSSGDSTSASNLSRAAPLELSRAVPVGMVLAFFIGFAIAGNILVILSVVCNRHLRTPTNYFIINLAIADLLLGTTVLPVSATLEVLDHWVFGRIFCDVWAAVDVLCCTASIMSLCVISIDRYIGVRYPLQYPSIVTEKRALLAMLAVWILSIVISIGPLLGWKQPPSQDDSVCLITEEPFYALFSSLGSFYIPLAVILAMYCRVYVVAKRTTRNLEAGVMKERMQDSNELTMRIHRRNQPAPETGPAPSAARSALTLKLLKFSREKKAAKTLGVVVGMFILCWLPFFLALPISSFSSSLRPPETFFKVIFWLGYFNSCLNPIIYPCYSREFKQAFLRILRCRWKKKRPRWQTSYRHRQQQSSGSSPFLSASQQTLSSLSRSQCCVASRLRPSCDRDPPAGPTGRSRPLSPLARDAGAPPGGCHGNGPSEESPAVGGSSLSRLAEEQVT; this is translated from the exons ATGGGTCTGTGGACCAACGGCTCCTCCGGGGACTCCACCTCCGCCTCCAACCTCAGCCGCGCCGCCCCGCTGGAGCTGAGCCGGGCGGTGCCGGTGGGCATGGTGCTGGCCTTCTTCATCGGGTTCGCCATCGCGGGGAACATCCTGGTCATCCTGTCGGTGGTTTGTAACCGACACCTGCGGACCCCCACCAACTACTTCATCATCAACCTGGCCATCGCGGACCTGCTGCTGGGGACCACCGTGCTGCCGGTGTCCGCCACGCTGGAG GTTCTGGACCACTGGGTGTTTGGGCGTATCTTCTGTGACGTCTGGGCGGCGGTGGACGTGCTCTGCTGCACGGCGTCCATCATGTCTCTGTGCGTCATCTCTATCGACCGGTACATCGGCGTTCGATACCCGCTGCAGTACCCGTCCATCGTCACAGAGAAGCGGGCGCTGCTCGCCATGCTGGCCGTGTGGATCCTCTCCATCGTCATCTCCATCGGCCCGCTGCTGGGATGGAAGCAGCCGCCCTCACAG GACGACTCGGTGTGTCTCATCACCGAGGAGCCCTTCTACGCTCTGTTCTCGTCCCTCGGCTCCTTCTACATCCCGCTGGCCGTCATCCTCGCCATGTACTGTCGGGTCTACGTCGTGGCCAAGCGGACCACCAGGAACCTGGAGGCCGGCGTGATGAAGGAGCGTATGCAGGACTCCAATGAGCTCACCATGAGGATCCACCGCCGGAACCAGCCGGCCCCGGAgactggccccgccccctcggcCGCGCGCAGCGCGCTCACCCTCAAGCTGCTCAAGTTCTCCAGAGAGAAGAAGGCGGCCAAGACGCTGGGCGTGGTGGTCGGCATGTTCATCCTCTGCTGGCTGCCCTTCTTCCTGGCTCTGCCCATCA gttccTTCAGCAGCAGCCTTCGTCCTCCTGAAACTTTCTTTAAAGTTATCTTCTGGTTGGGTTACTTCAACAGCTGCCTGAACCCCATCATCTACCCCTGTTACAGCAGGGAGTTCAAGCAg GCCTTCCTCCGGATCCTGCGGTGTCGCTGGAAGAAGAAGCGTCCTCGCTGGCAGACGTCCTACCGCCATCGGCAGCAGCAAAgctcaggctcctcccccttcctgaGCGCCAGCCAGCAGACGCTGTCCTCCCTCAGCCGCAGCCAGTGCTGCGTGGCCTCCAGGCTCCGCCCCTCCTGCGACCGAGACCCCCCCGCTGGGCCCACGGGTAGGAGTCGCCCGCTGTCGCCGCTGGCCAGGGACGCCGGGGCGCCGCCGGgcggttgtcatggcaacggtCCATCGGAAGAGTCACCGGCAGTGGGAGGAAGTTCTCTTTCGAGACTCGCAGAGGAACAGGTCACATGA
- the LOC119215308 gene encoding trafficking protein particle complex subunit 14-like isoform X1, with protein MVQMMESQCEYFMYFPAVPISDLSDPARYRALPRRSHLYLGETVRFLLVLRCRDGGGTPSEPGPAGGADGPAAVFGTESASGRAWRELAGSLCAVASVSPGDSARHRGHHHHSYQGGGDEAREDGEDDYMAAAEAAIAALGSRVDSRCRSFRDCKPLLIHNSSGTAAREFRRAPVQSPLDEPVVLTDEVIFPLTVSLDKLPVSTLKVKVMVTVWKKEGEKGEVQELGYLSVLQQREPTHTFRHDLNTFKAQVSTTLTVLPPPTLRCKQMTVSGRHLVVLKVLNESSQEELSVRDVRVLPNLNASYLPVMPDGSVLLVDNVCHQSGEVGMASFSRVDSPASRLPSMLCALEEHDFLFQLHLNDVPQDDSNEGMEVPLVAVLQWSTPKMPFTNCIYTHYRLPSVRLDEPRFVMTASCPSSVAVKENFKVKYVLLNNLQDFLAVRLVWTPEGRGHGDEASLAAVVCHSPLSNLGHSRRGSTLSFSVAFQILKPGLYELSQHMKLKLQFTASVSNPPPDARPLSRKNSPSSPAFRDLLDRHQASLGRSQSFSHQQPSRSHIMRTGSAMERRAITPPVGSPVGRPLYLPPQDKSMLSLDKIAKRECKVLVVDPAS; from the exons ATGGTGCAGATGATGGAGTCGCAGTGCGAGTACTTCATGTACTTCCCCGCGGTGCCCATCAGCGACCTGTCGGACCCGGCGCGGTACCGCGCGCTGCCGCGCCGCAGCCACCTGTACCTGGGGGAGACGGTGCGCTTCCTGCTGGTGCTGCGCTGCCGCGACGGGGGGGGCACGCCGAGCGAGCCCGGCCCCG caggtggcgctgaCGGCCCGGCCGCCGTCTTCGGGACGGAGTCGGCCAGCGGCCGGGCCTGGAGGGAGCTGGCGGGTTCGCTGTGCGCCGTGGCCAGCGTGAGCCCGGGGGACAGCGCCCGCCACCgaggccaccaccaccacagctaCCAGGGCGGCGGGGACGAGGCCCGCGAGGACGGCGAGGACGACTACATGGCGGCGGCCGAGGCGGCCATCGCGGCGCTGGGCAGCCGGGTGGACTCCCGCTGCCGCAGTTTCAGGGACTGCAAGCCGCTGCTCATACACAACTCGTCTGGCACGGCGGCGAGGGAATTCCGCAGGGCACCTGTTCAG TCCCCGCTGGACGAACCGGTGGTGCTGACCGATGAGGTCATCTTCCCTCTCACTGTCTCCCTGGACAAACTCCCCGTCAGCACCCTGAAGGTCAAG GTGATGGTGACCGTGTggaagaaagagggggagaaaggggaaGTGCAGGAGCTGGGCTACCTGAGCGTCCTGCAGCAACGAGAGCCGACACACACCTTCAGACACGACCTGAACACCTTCAAAGCTCagg TGAGCACCACGCTGaccgtcctgcccccccccaccctgcgcTGCAAGCAGATGACCGTCTCCGGGAGGCACCTCGTCGTCCTCAAAG TTCTCAACGAGTCCTCCCAGGAGGAGCTCAGCGTGCGAGACGTTCGTGTCCTACCGAACCTGAACGCCTCGTACCTCCCAGTGATGCCCGACGGCTCCGTGCTGCTGGTGGACAACGTGTG ccaccAGTCCGGTGAGGTCGGCATGGCCTCCTTCAGCCGGGTGGACAGTCCAGCCTCCCGccttcccagcatgctttgcgcTCTGGAGGAGCACGACTTCCTGTTCCAGCTGCACCTCAACGACGTCCCGCAGGACGACTCCAACGAG GGGATGGAGGTTCCCCTGGTCGCCGTGCTGCAATGGTCGACTCCCAAGATGCCGTTCACCAACTGTATCTACACCCACTACAG GTTGCCGAGCGTCCGGCTGGACGAGCCTCGCTTCGTGATGACGGCCAGCTGCCCGAGCAGCGTCGCCGTGAAGGAGAACTTCAAGGTCAAGTACGTTCTGCTCAACAACCTCCAGGACTTCCTCGCCGTGCGGCTGGTCTGGACCCCGGAGG GTCGGGGTCACGGCGACGAGGCCTCGCTGGCTGCCGTCGTCTGCCACTCCCCTCTCAGCAACCTGGGCCACAGCCGCAGAGGCAGCACCTTGTCCTTCAGCGTGGCCTTCCAGATCCTCAAGCCCGGGCTCTACGAG cTGAGTCAGCACATGAAGCTGAAGCTCCAGTTCACGGCCTCCGTGTCCAACCCTCCTCCAGACGCTCGGCCGCTGTCAC GTAAGAACAGCCCGTCCAGCCCGGCCTTTCGAGACCTGCTGGACCGGCACCAGGCCAGTCTGGGTCGCTCGCAGTCCTTTTCCCACCAGCAGCCCTCTCGCTCCCACATCATGAG GACGGGCAGCGCCATGGAGCGGCGGGCCATCACCCCCCCCGTGGGCTCCCCGGTGGGCCGGCCGCTCTACCTGCCCCCCCAGGACAAGTCGATGCTGTCGCTGGACAAGATCGCCAAGAGGGAGTGCAAGGTCCTGGTGGTGGACCCCGCCAGCTAG
- the LOC119215822 gene encoding odorant receptor 131-2-like, which yields MMASLTNTTGGLKYQGLLESVMFSTLTTVPCCIFLLVNTAMLMTLRSRPLFRETPRYLLLLNLLCADTTQMALSQLLYLLAVSRAPLTYPPCGVLVMLADLTNTVSPLTLVVMSLERYVAVCHPLRHATLVTARSTAVAVAAVWAISWMNVLTQVVLLLDFPFKDLQSLQMADFCSKDRMMLGVVSEVYDRGYTYFLFASTSVVVASTYVAVTMAARLASSGGASARRARDTLLLHLVQVGLSLSSTLYSPVLVALSRSVSRLLFVRLQNVLYVAIFIFPRCLSSLIYGLRDKSIRPVLLQHLSCGLTLSIGTTRPHFHMRDV from the coding sequence ATGATGGCGTCCCTCACCAACACCACGGGGGGGCTGAAGTATCAAGGCCTGCTGGAGTCGGTGATGTTCTCCACGCTGACCACGGTCCCGTGCTGCATCTTCCTCCTGGTCAACACCGCCATGCTGATGACCTTGAGGAGCCGGCCTCTGTTCCGTGAGACCCCTCgctacctgctgctgctgaatctGCTGTGCGCCGACACCACGCAGATGGCCCTCAGCCAACTGCTCTACCTGCTGGCCGTCAGCCGGGCGCCGCTCACCTACCCGCCCTGCGGCGTCCTCGTCATGCTGGCCGACCTCACCAACACGGTGTCCCCTCTCACGCTGGTGGTCATGTCCCTGGAGAGGTACGTGGCCGTGTGCCACCCGCTGAGGCACGCCACCCTAGTGACAGCGAGGAGCACGGCGGTGGCCGTGGCGGCGGTCTGGGCCATCAGCTGGATGAACGTCCTCACGCAGGTCGTCCTGCTGCTGGACTTTCCCTTTAAGGACCTGCAGAGCCTGCAGATGGCCGACTTCTGCTCCAAGGATCGCATGATGCTCGGCGTTGTGTCCGAGGTCTATGACAGAGGCTACACCTACTTCCTGTTTGCGTCAACCAGCGTGGTCGTGGCTTCCACCTACGTCGCCGTGACGATGGCAGCCCGCTTGGCCTCCAGTGGCGGAGCCTCGGCCAGGAGGGCCCGCgacacgctgctgctgcacctggTGCAGGTGGGCCTCAGCCTCTCGTCCACCTTGTACAGCCCCGTCCTCGTGGCGCTCTCGCGCAGCGTGAGCCGCCTCCTGTTTGTGCGCCTGCAGAACGTTCTCTACGTCGCCATCTTCATCTTCCCCCGGTGTCTGAGCTCTCTGATCTACGGCCTCCGAGATAAGAGCATCCGACcggtgctgctgcagcatctgAGCTGTGGGCTGACGCTCTCCATCGGCACCACGCGTCCCCACTTTCACATGCGTGAtgtttaa